The Acidianus infernus genome window below encodes:
- a CDS encoding NUDIX hydrolase, with product MERPLVAVGGVIFSGKRVLLVQRSKPPNKGSWAIPGGKVEFGETLKEALIREMKEELNVNVEPKELLGVIEIIKEGFHYVILDFICEIKSGEIKAGSDALDAKFFSLEEMSKIPISPTTIEMIRRYFEGERIPLFITEISR from the coding sequence ATGGAAAGGCCACTTGTAGCCGTTGGTGGAGTTATATTTTCTGGTAAGAGGGTATTATTAGTTCAGAGGAGTAAACCACCAAATAAAGGGTCTTGGGCTATTCCAGGAGGAAAAGTAGAATTTGGTGAAACATTGAAGGAAGCTCTGATAAGGGAAATGAAGGAAGAACTGAACGTTAATGTCGAACCAAAGGAATTATTAGGTGTAATTGAAATAATAAAGGAAGGTTTCCATTATGTAATACTAGATTTTATTTGCGAAATAAAATCTGGCGAGATTAAAGCTGGATCTGACGCCTTAGATGCAAAATTCTTTTCATTAGAAGAGATGAGTAAAATTCCCATTTCTCCAACAACGATAGAAATGATAAGGAGATATTTTGAGGGCGAAAGAATTCCATTATTTATTACTGAAATCTCCAGGTAG
- the cysS gene encoding cysteine--tRNA ligase, protein MIRVFNTLGRKFEDFSTVENGIVKMYVCGPTVYDYVHIGHGRTFVAYDAIVRYLRLKGYNVIRIQNITDIDDKIINRAKETGKSWEEIVDYYAKDYLENLSLLKVKIDLHPRVTQHIKEIIDFIQGLIEKGHAYVAPSGSVYFDVDTYPHYGELSNTKKDQWNQGEEFVKEKRHPYDFALWKAWKPGEPYWESPWGKGRPGWHIECSTMSTRYLGEQFDIHGGGMDLIFPHHENERAQTESLTGKLWVRYWMHVAFLNIRGEKMSKSLGNIITLKDALKKYGADVLRYWYLSSHYRSPIDFSEENLEQSKVSLQRLKDAVAILKDILKEGPKSYSKDEDIKVQREIIQKIREFDEAMSNDFDTATALKKIHEIANIVFSKLQNSRDFLGASIALDGFRIFNEVFGVMDEEMGLAYERIYEVIDGIIEVRNLLRQKKMYDLSDQIRSILESHGIKVLDTKDKSTWRFQ, encoded by the coding sequence GTGATTAGAGTATTCAATACTTTAGGACGTAAATTTGAGGATTTTTCAACAGTAGAAAACGGAATAGTCAAAATGTACGTCTGCGGACCTACAGTTTACGACTACGTTCACATAGGTCACGGAAGAACTTTTGTTGCATACGATGCAATAGTTAGATACTTAAGACTTAAGGGATATAACGTAATAAGAATTCAAAATATAACAGACATAGACGATAAAATAATTAATAGAGCAAAGGAGACGGGAAAATCTTGGGAAGAGATTGTAGATTATTACGCAAAGGATTATCTAGAGAATCTATCACTACTAAAAGTTAAAATTGATTTGCATCCAAGAGTTACACAACACATAAAAGAAATTATTGACTTTATACAAGGGCTAATAGAGAAAGGTCACGCATATGTAGCCCCTAGCGGTAGTGTTTATTTTGATGTAGATACCTATCCTCATTACGGTGAGCTATCCAACACAAAGAAGGATCAATGGAATCAAGGGGAAGAATTTGTTAAGGAAAAGAGACATCCATACGATTTTGCCTTATGGAAGGCTTGGAAGCCTGGAGAGCCTTATTGGGAGTCTCCTTGGGGTAAAGGAAGGCCAGGTTGGCATATAGAATGCTCTACAATGTCAACTAGATACCTTGGGGAGCAATTTGATATACACGGAGGCGGAATGGACTTAATATTCCCTCATCACGAGAACGAAAGAGCTCAAACAGAGTCGTTAACCGGAAAACTCTGGGTAAGATACTGGATGCATGTAGCGTTCTTAAACATTAGAGGAGAAAAAATGAGTAAATCTTTAGGAAATATAATAACATTAAAAGATGCTCTAAAGAAATACGGCGCAGACGTTCTTAGATATTGGTATTTATCTTCTCATTACAGATCTCCAATAGATTTCAGCGAGGAGAATTTAGAGCAGAGCAAAGTTTCACTTCAAAGATTAAAAGATGCAGTAGCCATATTGAAAGACATACTTAAAGAGGGACCTAAAAGTTATTCTAAGGACGAAGATATTAAGGTTCAAAGAGAGATAATACAGAAGATCAGGGAATTCGATGAGGCGATGAGTAACGATTTTGACACTGCGACTGCATTAAAGAAGATTCACGAGATAGCTAATATCGTATTTTCCAAGTTGCAGAATAGTAGAGATTTTCTTGGAGCTTCAATAGCTTTAGACGGATTTAGAATATTTAATGAAGTATTTGGAGTAATGGACGAAGAAATGGGTTTAGCGTATGAAAGAATTTATGAAGTGATAGACGGAATAATTGAAGTGAGGAATCTATTAAGGCAAAAGAAGATGTACGATTTATCAGATCAGATAAGAAGCATACTAGAATCTCACGGAATAAAAGTATTAGACACCAAGGATAAGTCTACCTGGAGATTTCAGTAA
- a CDS encoding bifunctional phosphoglucose/phosphomannose isomerase, translating into MLENYLKWDSLFDQAIKEAKEINFEIKTDRIIFTGMGGSYIPGKIAEILDYNVDYRAITGIPRKVDENTTLIAMSYSGTTSETIQAVKEGLEKGSKIVVISSDGNLEKIAEEHKEKIYFIKVKGLSQTRYSFPVLITPLLKILSTVSINKINLDELKEGIIENKEKYKDLGKELSSKIIGKIPVFYASTYLPIAIRFKQEINENAKSPAFYGEIPEVNHNEVESYVRGKELLLPIVIGNDRIDDVTADVLNAERIMPPSSSKLKNISSLVLLAGLTSIYLADTLKENPEKLSIIPKCRERTSVIFKG; encoded by the coding sequence ATGCTTGAAAATTATCTAAAATGGGACTCGCTCTTTGATCAAGCTATAAAAGAAGCTAAAGAAATAAATTTTGAAATAAAAACTGATCGCATAATATTTACTGGAATGGGAGGAAGTTACATACCAGGCAAGATTGCAGAGATCTTGGATTATAATGTAGACTATAGGGCAATTACTGGCATACCTAGGAAGGTCGATGAGAATACAACATTAATAGCAATGAGCTATTCTGGCACAACTAGTGAAACTATACAAGCAGTTAAAGAAGGCTTAGAAAAAGGCTCAAAAATAGTAGTAATATCCTCTGACGGTAATCTAGAAAAAATTGCAGAAGAGCACAAGGAAAAGATATATTTTATCAAGGTTAAAGGCCTATCCCAAACTAGGTACTCGTTCCCAGTACTTATAACACCTTTATTAAAAATATTGTCAACAGTTTCAATAAATAAGATAAATTTAGATGAATTAAAAGAAGGAATAATAGAAAATAAGGAAAAATACAAGGATCTTGGAAAAGAATTATCTTCCAAGATTATAGGTAAAATTCCAGTATTTTATGCTTCAACTTACCTCCCCATTGCAATAAGGTTTAAACAAGAAATAAATGAAAATGCTAAATCTCCAGCTTTTTATGGTGAAATTCCAGAAGTTAACCACAATGAGGTAGAAAGTTATGTTAGAGGAAAGGAATTACTTTTGCCAATAGTTATAGGTAATGACAGAATTGATGACGTTACAGCGGACGTTCTTAATGCTGAAAGAATAATGCCCCCATCATCATCTAAATTAAAGAATATATCTTCGCTGGTATTACTAGCTGGTTTAACTTCCATCTATTTAGCGGATACGTTAAAGGAAAATCCAGAAAAGCTCAGTATCATTCCCAAATGTAGAGAGCGTACATCTGTTATATTTAAAGGATAG
- a CDS encoding FAD-dependent oxidoreductase: MDKVVVLGGGAAGMSASSRVRRLNPEAEITVFEETKMVSHAPCGVPYFVEGLFNDENLFMTYTPSFFIEKRKINVKINEKVEEVDLSSRVVKVNENGTRKNVEFDYLVITLGSKPKKVKEEGDRIFYAHHPANAVELRKALWSLNKIAIIGGGILGVEMAEALSNIGKKVILIHRGGYVLNKMLDEDMGKVITSSMDVELRLNESLEEIKEGGRLVITDKGKYEVDGTLIAIGVEPNVDLVKDQLKIGETGAIWVDSHMRTSVRNVYAAGDVAESIHMVTKKPIWMPFAPVANKMGFVAGSNIAGKEMEFPGVVGTMITKYKDYFIAKTGISEAEAKRYGIKVYSAMIKSKTRARYYPGGKDIYVKLIAEEGSNKIVGGQIIGGEEVLGRIDMLAAIIMKGFTVEETFFVEMGYLPAIATVWDPVIIATRQLMKAE, translated from the coding sequence ATGGACAAAGTAGTAGTGTTAGGCGGCGGAGCAGCAGGAATGAGTGCTTCTTCAAGAGTAAGAAGGCTTAATCCTGAGGCCGAAATTACTGTTTTTGAAGAAACTAAGATGGTAAGTCATGCACCGTGTGGGGTTCCTTATTTTGTTGAAGGGCTTTTTAATGACGAAAACTTGTTCATGACTTATACGCCTTCTTTCTTTATAGAGAAAAGGAAGATAAATGTTAAAATAAATGAGAAAGTTGAAGAAGTAGACTTATCCTCTAGAGTTGTAAAAGTTAATGAGAACGGAACAAGGAAAAACGTAGAGTTTGACTACTTGGTCATAACTTTAGGTTCTAAGCCTAAAAAAGTAAAGGAAGAAGGAGATAGAATATTTTATGCTCATCACCCAGCAAATGCAGTAGAATTAAGAAAAGCTCTTTGGAGTTTAAATAAAATAGCAATTATAGGTGGAGGAATTCTCGGAGTAGAAATGGCTGAAGCTCTTTCCAATATAGGTAAGAAAGTAATACTCATTCACAGAGGGGGATATGTCCTTAATAAAATGCTAGATGAAGATATGGGCAAAGTAATTACCTCAAGCATGGACGTAGAGCTTAGATTGAATGAAAGTTTAGAAGAAATTAAGGAAGGAGGAAGATTAGTAATTACAGACAAAGGAAAGTATGAAGTAGACGGAACGTTAATAGCTATAGGCGTAGAACCTAACGTCGACCTGGTAAAAGATCAGCTCAAAATTGGAGAGACAGGTGCTATATGGGTAGATTCTCACATGAGGACTAGCGTTAGGAATGTTTATGCTGCAGGCGATGTAGCAGAGAGCATTCACATGGTAACTAAAAAACCTATTTGGATGCCTTTCGCTCCAGTAGCTAATAAGATGGGTTTCGTAGCAGGCAGTAATATAGCAGGTAAGGAAATGGAATTTCCTGGTGTAGTTGGAACAATGATAACTAAATATAAGGATTACTTTATAGCAAAAACTGGTATTTCTGAGGCTGAAGCTAAGCGTTACGGAATTAAAGTTTATTCAGCAATGATAAAATCTAAGACTAGGGCAAGGTATTATCCTGGAGGAAAAGACATTTATGTAAAACTCATTGCCGAAGAGGGAAGTAATAAGATAGTTGGAGGTCAAATAATAGGCGGAGAAGAGGTATTAGGAAGAATAGATATGTTAGCTGCAATTATTATGAAAGGATTTACAGTTGAAGAAACGTTTTTCGTGGAAATGGGATATTTACCTGCTATAGCAACAGTATGGGATCCGGTGATAATAGCGACTAGGCAATTAATGAAAGCTGAATAG
- a CDS encoding DNA double-strand break repair nuclease NurA, which yields MEILNSIVVNYVSKYLAITSLDDYVELNSTTSPSVLENEDIFFEVHPSSFTQEIYAVDGSSRSFVSGKGIISVSAVAISSSSIPIYGVYPSLDGEKELELKEPFIAVASSVSENSKIDPYLYFGPYVSPISITGDPFYSTEGFEVIESEIRSVLETKALNVVKGKGKIIVDGPLFPSYLYLTSKFKEKILEERKKIIDSNFIGIVKRLDKSRVLIDSIDDRTRSIIYQKFRIDPKIFLSDESFILHLVRFNYSPPYKILALGPFSKRICNNTTVYMYYLIIPFHPYVSKFSILRIETLTKDPTILGMIASMGITKDGIPPLLALADFKAKKTSLALYRYIVSIVERLGIQASFYSRLSGELA from the coding sequence ATGGAAATACTCAATAGTATTGTTGTAAATTATGTTTCAAAATATCTAGCAATTACTTCTCTTGATGATTATGTAGAGTTAAACAGTACTACTTCTCCTTCTGTTTTAGAAAATGAGGATATATTCTTTGAAGTTCATCCTTCTTCTTTTACTCAGGAAATTTATGCAGTAGATGGAAGTAGCAGGAGCTTTGTATCTGGTAAAGGTATAATAAGCGTCTCAGCTGTCGCGATTTCATCTTCCTCAATTCCTATTTATGGAGTTTATCCTTCTTTAGATGGAGAAAAAGAGCTAGAACTAAAAGAACCTTTTATAGCCGTAGCTTCCTCAGTATCCGAGAATTCTAAAATTGACCCTTACCTATATTTTGGTCCTTATGTCTCTCCAATTTCAATAACAGGAGATCCTTTTTATTCAACTGAAGGATTTGAGGTTATAGAAAGCGAAATAAGATCAGTATTAGAAACTAAGGCGCTAAACGTTGTTAAAGGCAAAGGTAAAATAATAGTTGATGGCCCTCTTTTTCCTTCCTATTTGTATTTAACTTCAAAGTTTAAGGAAAAAATTTTGGAAGAAAGAAAAAAGATAATAGATAGTAATTTTATAGGTATAGTGAAAAGATTAGATAAATCTAGAGTATTAATTGATTCAATAGATGATAGAACAAGGTCAATAATTTACCAAAAATTTAGGATTGACCCAAAAATATTCCTCTCCGACGAGTCCTTTATACTTCATCTTGTAAGGTTTAATTATTCGCCACCTTACAAAATTCTTGCATTAGGTCCTTTCTCTAAGAGAATATGCAACAATACGACAGTTTATATGTATTACTTAATTATTCCTTTTCATCCTTACGTTTCCAAATTCTCCATCTTAAGAATAGAGACACTAACTAAAGATCCAACAATTTTGGGAATGATAGCATCTATGGGGATAACAAAGGACGGAATTCCGCCATTATTAGCTTTGGCAGACTTTAAAGCAAAGAAGACCAGTTTAGCTCTCTATAGATACATAGTATCCATAGTAGAAAGGCTAGGAATTCAGGCTAGCTTCTACAGTAGGCTATCCGGTGAGCTCGCTTGA
- a CDS encoding ATP-binding protein, protein MTSDELINNIKDRVDKAKALAITLGSIIGKVSPNSPNKIDEENYTVNVIVDPYTYYKYSFLGRIGVFLGAIDIKTLYFILLRVIGYERSDVKSFLFDNNFMSNVEEETPGTLINNVTLKCEMLTKIDILSSSEPSPADIVIEPQSPVILPNADLIERSLSLNRGLLKVGTLDYLDLDVKVSLSLDDLNYHALIIGTTGAGKTSFIKDLISGLYMIGEEGTKVFILDATGDYYHIFLPPDFTDKGVKKGIAEFEKLYGKLNKLETDVIFPITKTWVRKYAKSGKIESITSAYHELYVKPLLEYLDMKGLKVYSSVLGNQIILSNSQWNSKINLHPFFFRYRDVRKILYKLNPYFSEQASHFLKIFSSSKEAKECKTLEKLIDLLNDSEFDKFKLHKSTRENILRGLYLLRETELFDLKAQRDLLVNVVKNSGSLIIFDIYNGELDDLSQKILTYYFLDRLFAYRERQMREGNIKGRFLIIIDEAHRFFPSSKGGEEDTNYVKRVAGKIATMMRLGRRRKIGFIFSTHNPSDLSDIIVQLANTKFIFRISKEIAEQLGLTPTEAKMLSWERNGVAYLISPWLRQGKVKIKVPVPPPIGHYDLSKT, encoded by the coding sequence TTGACCAGCGATGAGTTAATCAATAACATTAAAGATCGAGTTGATAAAGCAAAAGCTTTAGCAATAACTCTAGGTAGCATTATAGGAAAAGTATCTCCAAATTCTCCAAATAAAATAGATGAGGAAAACTATACAGTTAACGTTATTGTGGATCCTTATACTTATTATAAATACTCATTTTTAGGTAGAATAGGAGTTTTTCTTGGCGCAATAGATATAAAAACACTTTATTTCATTTTATTAAGAGTAATAGGATACGAGAGGAGTGATGTAAAATCGTTTCTTTTTGATAATAATTTCATGAGTAATGTTGAAGAAGAAACTCCAGGGACTTTGATAAATAACGTTACACTAAAATGTGAAATGTTAACTAAAATAGATATACTTTCATCATCTGAACCATCTCCTGCAGATATTGTAATAGAACCTCAGTCTCCAGTCATTTTACCAAATGCTGACTTGATAGAGAGGTCATTAAGCCTTAATAGAGGGCTATTAAAAGTTGGGACTTTAGATTACCTAGATCTAGATGTTAAAGTTAGTTTAAGTCTAGATGATTTGAATTATCACGCATTAATTATAGGAACTACTGGAGCAGGAAAGACTTCCTTCATAAAAGACTTAATTTCCGGTTTATATATGATAGGCGAGGAAGGTACAAAAGTATTCATATTAGATGCTACTGGTGATTATTATCACATTTTCTTACCACCAGACTTTACAGATAAAGGAGTAAAGAAGGGTATTGCAGAATTTGAGAAATTATATGGCAAATTAAATAAACTAGAAACAGATGTAATATTCCCCATAACAAAGACCTGGGTTAGAAAATACGCTAAATCTGGAAAGATAGAATCTATTACTTCGGCATATCATGAGCTATACGTCAAACCTCTTTTGGAGTACCTTGACATGAAAGGCCTTAAAGTATATTCCTCAGTTTTAGGAAATCAAATAATTTTGTCAAATAGTCAGTGGAATTCAAAGATAAATCTTCATCCCTTTTTCTTTAGGTACCGAGACGTTAGGAAAATCTTATATAAACTTAATCCTTACTTCAGTGAGCAAGCTTCTCATTTCCTTAAAATATTTTCCTCAAGTAAGGAAGCTAAGGAATGTAAAACTTTGGAGAAATTAATAGACTTACTGAACGATTCCGAGTTTGATAAGTTTAAATTACACAAGAGTACAAGGGAAAATATTCTAAGGGGATTATACTTACTTAGAGAAACAGAACTATTTGACTTAAAGGCTCAAAGAGACCTTTTAGTTAATGTAGTGAAAAATTCTGGAAGTTTAATAATTTTTGATATTTATAACGGAGAGTTAGATGATCTCTCTCAGAAAATACTGACTTACTACTTCCTAGATAGATTATTTGCATATAGAGAAAGGCAAATGAGGGAAGGCAATATTAAAGGAAGATTTCTAATAATTATAGATGAAGCTCATAGATTCTTTCCATCGAGTAAAGGCGGTGAGGAAGATACTAATTACGTAAAGAGAGTTGCAGGAAAAATAGCCACAATGATGAGGTTAGGAAGAAGGAGAAAAATAGGATTCATATTTTCTACACACAATCCTTCTGATTTGAGCGATATAATAGTTCAATTAGCTAATACAAAGTTTATTTTCCGTATAAGTAAAGAAATTGCAGAACAGCTTGGTTTAACGCCCACAGAGGCTAAAATGCTTAGTTGGGAAAGGAATGGAGTTGCTTATTTAATTTCACCTTGGTTGAGACAAGGAAAAGTAAAAATTAAAGTTCCTGTTCCACCACCTATAGGGCATTATGACTTGTCAAAGACGTGA
- a CDS encoding acyl-CoA thioesterase: MKLSETKVRTQNIVHYEQTNFMGRLHGGDMLKFLVDTGMLSAIKVAKTTSVIASLDNVVFKKGANLGDIIEVEAYVAYVGNTSMEVEMSAYRGDEKIVTATGVYVKIDENFRPQKVGEVIDYDNEEERAIIERAMKRRQNRIRSMKSNEDQTKGLRFRITNAVYISPDLTYDGKIISAGKLLKMMDDLGGSLALKFIGYRGYDKYSDTVVTVAISNMSFYSPIKLGDIIEINAGLTYVGRTSLDVLINVFKNGKEKVTEAYFSYVRVDNEGKPKEMPRYYPETEVEKKLWQEAINRRNLQIKEKNL; encoded by the coding sequence TTGAAGCTCTCAGAAACTAAGGTAAGGACTCAGAATATTGTACATTATGAACAAACAAATTTCATGGGAAGACTACACGGAGGCGACATGTTGAAATTTCTAGTAGACACTGGGATGCTTTCTGCAATAAAAGTTGCAAAGACTACTAGTGTAATAGCCTCTCTAGATAATGTAGTATTTAAAAAAGGAGCAAATCTAGGTGATATAATTGAAGTAGAGGCTTACGTAGCGTATGTTGGAAATACCTCAATGGAGGTTGAAATGTCAGCATATAGAGGAGATGAGAAAATAGTTACTGCAACTGGAGTTTACGTTAAAATAGACGAGAATTTTAGACCGCAAAAAGTTGGTGAGGTAATAGACTACGATAATGAGGAAGAGAGGGCTATAATTGAGAGGGCAATGAAAAGAAGACAGAATAGGATAAGAAGTATGAAAAGTAATGAAGATCAAACAAAAGGTCTAAGGTTTAGGATAACAAATGCTGTATATATATCTCCTGACCTAACTTATGATGGCAAAATAATCTCTGCCGGCAAACTTCTTAAAATGATGGACGACTTAGGTGGTTCTTTGGCTTTAAAATTCATAGGTTATAGAGGATATGACAAGTACTCTGATACCGTGGTTACTGTCGCAATATCCAACATGAGCTTTTATTCCCCAATAAAGCTCGGGGATATAATAGAAATTAACGCAGGTTTAACTTATGTAGGCAGAACATCACTTGACGTTTTAATCAATGTTTTCAAAAACGGTAAAGAAAAAGTTACGGAGGCTTACTTCTCATATGTAAGGGTTGATAATGAAGGCAAACCTAAGGAAATGCCTAGATATTACCCAGAAACTGAAGTAGAGAAAAAGCTATGGCAGGAGGCTATAAATAGGAGGAATTTGCAAATCAAGGAGAAAAATCTTTAA
- a CDS encoding SLC13 family permease, translating into MNYLSLAAMIITYSLIATRGITKIPPWASMFFGGVLMIVLGVLTPEKALSAINLDVILFLITIFTFASSLEVSGFLKYIAYAIISKFKRPDKVLFSVLVTSGLLSNLVTNDGLSASWTPVILEMKKEMKIDEKPFLYALAFGVTIGSVMLPTGNPQNLLIALDSGIKNPFLVFIEYLSIPTLLNLVLTYPILRLMFRKYLPNLTFNPDKIEIENKRLAYSSFILLLITIVLFFTLSYVGIDILLGSLITSSILLLISPERRDIVRRIDWSTIIFFIGLFIFTEGILCGGVIAEMSKFLPPPTSVLLIFISSILLSQILSNVPLVAIYIPIMFEYHSTSIADWLALAAGSTIAGNLTLIGAASNIIISEASENRGGKGFGFFEFIAYSLPVLLLNSFILYLFLLLEAP; encoded by the coding sequence ATGAATTATTTATCCTTAGCAGCGATGATTATAACATATTCTCTAATAGCTACCAGAGGTATTACTAAAATACCTCCATGGGCTTCAATGTTTTTTGGAGGAGTATTAATGATAGTACTAGGAGTATTAACTCCAGAGAAGGCTTTATCTGCGATTAACCTTGACGTAATCCTTTTCCTTATAACCATTTTTACGTTTGCCTCATCTCTAGAAGTTTCCGGATTTCTTAAATACATTGCATATGCTATAATTTCTAAGTTTAAAAGACCAGATAAGGTACTCTTTAGTGTCCTAGTTACTTCTGGTCTGCTCTCTAATCTAGTTACAAATGACGGATTATCAGCAAGTTGGACCCCAGTAATTTTGGAAATGAAGAAGGAAATGAAAATAGACGAAAAACCTTTCCTTTATGCATTAGCTTTTGGTGTAACAATAGGAAGCGTTATGCTTCCCACTGGAAATCCTCAAAATCTTTTAATAGCTCTAGATTCGGGAATAAAGAATCCATTTCTAGTATTTATAGAATATTTATCAATTCCTACTCTACTTAACCTAGTATTAACTTATCCAATCTTAAGGCTGATGTTTAGGAAATATTTGCCCAATCTTACGTTTAATCCTGATAAAATAGAAATAGAAAATAAAAGGTTAGCTTATTCATCTTTTATTCTTCTTTTAATAACTATAGTTCTATTTTTCACATTAAGTTACGTCGGTATAGATATACTTCTAGGCTCTCTTATCACATCTTCAATTTTACTTTTAATATCCCCAGAGAGAAGAGATATTGTAAGGAGAATAGATTGGAGCACTATAATTTTCTTCATAGGTTTATTTATATTTACAGAAGGAATACTCTGCGGGGGTGTAATTGCAGAAATGTCAAAATTTTTGCCACCGCCAACATCAGTTCTTCTCATATTCATATCTTCAATTCTTTTAAGTCAAATTTTATCAAACGTTCCTCTAGTTGCAATTTACATTCCAATAATGTTTGAATATCATTCAACTAGTATTGCCGATTGGTTAGCTCTAGCTGCAGGGAGTACAATAGCTGGAAATCTTACTTTAATAGGTGCTGCAAGTAATATAATAATTTCGGAAGCATCAGAAAATAGAGGAGGAAAAGGATTCGGATTTTTCGAATTTATAGCTTACTCATTACCGGTACTTTTATTAAATTCCTTTATCCTTTACTTATTTCTTTTGTTGGAAGCTCCTTGA
- a CDS encoding acyl-CoA dehydrogenase family protein yields MFELSKELEEYRNKVRDYTQKVVKDYAKTMDETNDGGDKIVKDFGEMDLLGMKIPTKYGGLGLGEIAFAIATEELGSESGGASHSLHTQLNALQLLLSIGGDSAKDWIERGVKAKEIYAVALTEPTAGSDLGALQTTAKPDGNELVLNGEKIFTSAASFSTKMVVLARTSGNPGDKNGISLLLIDSKLPGIEIHKLDLMGIRGAGVSYVKFNNVRIPKDSIIGKEGDAFRGAIKALMISRNGYAGIAVGIARGAVEEAINRASTRKQFGKALIEQEWIGFNLADAYIKVEAARLLTWRAASLLDKGVEALTEASMAKYFAAVTAAETTRTALHIFGGHGLNRGSKVERLYRDAKIMEIAEGTNEMQLLAVSRSFQQKK; encoded by the coding sequence ATGTTTGAACTTTCAAAAGAATTAGAAGAATATAGAAATAAAGTAAGGGATTATACACAAAAAGTTGTAAAAGATTACGCAAAGACCATGGATGAAACTAACGACGGAGGAGATAAAATAGTTAAGGACTTCGGGGAAATGGACTTACTAGGCATGAAGATACCAACAAAGTATGGTGGTTTAGGTTTAGGAGAAATAGCTTTTGCAATAGCAACTGAAGAATTAGGAAGCGAAAGTGGAGGAGCCTCCCACAGCCTTCATACTCAGCTTAATGCATTACAACTACTTTTGTCAATAGGGGGAGATTCTGCTAAAGATTGGATTGAAAGAGGCGTGAAAGCAAAAGAAATTTATGCAGTAGCCTTAACTGAACCTACTGCAGGTTCAGATCTAGGAGCACTTCAAACTACAGCTAAACCAGATGGAAATGAGTTAGTACTTAACGGAGAGAAAATATTTACAAGCGCTGCCTCATTTTCAACAAAAATGGTTGTTTTAGCTAGGACTAGCGGTAATCCCGGAGACAAGAACGGAATTTCACTACTATTAATAGACTCTAAACTACCCGGAATAGAAATTCATAAGTTAGATTTAATGGGCATTAGGGGAGCAGGAGTATCTTATGTTAAATTTAACAATGTTAGAATTCCTAAGGATTCAATAATAGGAAAAGAAGGAGACGCGTTTAGAGGAGCTATAAAAGCATTGATGATAAGCAGGAACGGCTATGCCGGAATAGCAGTAGGAATTGCCAGAGGTGCGGTAGAGGAGGCTATTAATAGAGCATCTACCAGAAAACAGTTCGGTAAGGCATTAATAGAACAGGAGTGGATAGGCTTTAACTTAGCTGACGCTTATATAAAAGTTGAGGCCGCAAGACTCTTAACTTGGAGAGCTGCTTCTCTATTGGATAAAGGAGTTGAGGCATTAACAGAGGCATCTATGGCTAAGTATTTTGCTGCAGTTACTGCTGCGGAAACTACTAGAACTGCTTTACATATTTTCGGAGGTCACGGATTAAATAGAGGTTCTAAAGTTGAGAGATTGTATAGGGATGCGAAAATAATGGAAATAGCCGAGGGGACTAATGAAATGCAATTGCTTGCAGTATCAAGGAGCTTCCAACAAAAGAAATAA